The proteins below come from a single Papaver somniferum cultivar HN1 chromosome 11, ASM357369v1, whole genome shotgun sequence genomic window:
- the LOC113322994 gene encoding thylakoid membrane protein TERC, chloroplastic-like isoform X1: MSVFTSVIPNCCIYHQQSPFKFRVSSILQFQEQQPKIQLTSSRSIHFKSQLNQKYLVRNALLYSGGHFREIRFSPVLCSKKTQQEEDLFASEETKMTTSLSSDRVDTANNESYISLPGGVEYENIEETKHGRAASIRTVAFWVCTAIVFGVGLGFKEGAGKASEFFAGYLLEQSLSVDNLFVFVLIFKYFKVPTEYQSRVLSYGIAGAVIFRLSLILLGTATLQKFEAVNLLLAGILLFSAYKLFAGGEDDSDLSDNFIVKTCQKVIPVTSSYDGNKFFTFQNDAWKATPLLLVVAVIELSDIAFAVDSIPAVFGVTRDPVIVFSSNLFAILGLRSLYTLVSESMSELEYLQPAIATVLGFIGCKMISDFFGFHVSTEVSLGFVATCLSAGVALSLMKRSD, translated from the exons ATGTCAGTCTTCACATCTGTGATCCCTAATTGTTGTATCTATCATCAACAATCTCCattcaaatttagggtttcttcaatACTTCAATTTCAAGAACAACAACCTAAAATACAACTCACATCCTCTAGATCAATCCATTTCAAATCTCAACTCAATCAGAAGTATCTTGTTAGGAATGCCTTATTGTATTCAG GGGGGCATTTTAGAGAAATCCGATTTTCACCAGTTTTGTGTTCTAAGAAGACTCAACAAGAAGAAGATCTCTTTGCTtcag AAGAAACAAAAATGACCACTTCTCTATCATCTGATCGCGTCGATACTGCTAACAATGAATCTTACATTTCCCTTCCTGGTGGCGTTGAATATGAGAACATTGAGGAGACCAAGCATGGGCGAGCGGCTTCTATCAGAACTGTAGCTTTCTGG GTATGCACTGCAATTGTATTTGGAGTTGGTTTGGGTTTTAAAGAAGGAGCTGGGAAGGCATCTGAGTTTTTTGCAGG GTATCTGTTGGAGCAAAGTTTGTCGGTGGACAACCTATTCGTTTTTGTATTGATTTTCAAATACTTTAAAGTACCAACTGAGTATCAG AGTCGGGTGCTTTCATATGGTATTGCTGGTGCAGTTATATTTCGCTTGTCACTGATTCTTCTTGGAACAGCCACCCTCCAG AAGTTCGAGGCTGTGAACTTACTTCTTGCTGGGATACTTCTATTTTCAGCATACAAG CTATTTGCTGGAGGAGAGGATGACTCGGATCTGTCTGACAATTTTATTGTAAAGACGTGCCAAAAAGTTATCCCAGTCACAT CTAGTTATGATGGAAATAAATTCTTCACGTTTCAGAATGATGCATGGAAA GCTACGCCGTTACTCCTCGTAGTTGCTGTTATTGAACTCAGCGATATTGCATTTGCT gTTGACTCGATACCAGCAGTTTTTGGAGTTACAAGAGATCCTGTGATAGTTTTCTCTTCTAATTTATTTGCCATCTTGG GTTTGAGGTCACTATACACACTTGTCTCTGAAAGTATGTCTGAGCTGGAGTATTTACAG CCTGCCATTGCAACTGTTCTTGGCTTTATTGGGTGTAAGATGATTTCAGATTTCTTCG GATTTCATGTTTCAACTGAGGTTTCTCTTGGTTTCGTGGCTACTTGCCTAAGTGCCGGGGTAGCGTTGAGTCTTATGAAAAGATCTGATTGA
- the LOC113322994 gene encoding thylakoid membrane protein TERC, chloroplastic-like isoform X2 gives MTTSLSSDRVDTANNESYISLPGGVEYENIEETKHGRAASIRTVAFWVCTAIVFGVGLGFKEGAGKASEFFAGYLLEQSLSVDNLFVFVLIFKYFKVPTEYQSRVLSYGIAGAVIFRLSLILLGTATLQKFEAVNLLLAGILLFSAYKLFAGGEDDSDLSDNFIVKTCQKVIPVTSSYDGNKFFTFQNDAWKATPLLLVVAVIELSDIAFAVDSIPAVFGVTRDPVIVFSSNLFAILGLRSLYTLVSESMSELEYLQPAIATVLGFIGCKMISDFFGFHVSTEVSLGFVATCLSAGVALSLMKRSD, from the exons ATGACCACTTCTCTATCATCTGATCGCGTCGATACTGCTAACAATGAATCTTACATTTCCCTTCCTGGTGGCGTTGAATATGAGAACATTGAGGAGACCAAGCATGGGCGAGCGGCTTCTATCAGAACTGTAGCTTTCTGG GTATGCACTGCAATTGTATTTGGAGTTGGTTTGGGTTTTAAAGAAGGAGCTGGGAAGGCATCTGAGTTTTTTGCAGG GTATCTGTTGGAGCAAAGTTTGTCGGTGGACAACCTATTCGTTTTTGTATTGATTTTCAAATACTTTAAAGTACCAACTGAGTATCAG AGTCGGGTGCTTTCATATGGTATTGCTGGTGCAGTTATATTTCGCTTGTCACTGATTCTTCTTGGAACAGCCACCCTCCAG AAGTTCGAGGCTGTGAACTTACTTCTTGCTGGGATACTTCTATTTTCAGCATACAAG CTATTTGCTGGAGGAGAGGATGACTCGGATCTGTCTGACAATTTTATTGTAAAGACGTGCCAAAAAGTTATCCCAGTCACAT CTAGTTATGATGGAAATAAATTCTTCACGTTTCAGAATGATGCATGGAAA GCTACGCCGTTACTCCTCGTAGTTGCTGTTATTGAACTCAGCGATATTGCATTTGCT gTTGACTCGATACCAGCAGTTTTTGGAGTTACAAGAGATCCTGTGATAGTTTTCTCTTCTAATTTATTTGCCATCTTGG GTTTGAGGTCACTATACACACTTGTCTCTGAAAGTATGTCTGAGCTGGAGTATTTACAG CCTGCCATTGCAACTGTTCTTGGCTTTATTGGGTGTAAGATGATTTCAGATTTCTTCG GATTTCATGTTTCAACTGAGGTTTCTCTTGGTTTCGTGGCTACTTGCCTAAGTGCCGGGGTAGCGTTGAGTCTTATGAAAAGATCTGATTGA